One region of Citrus sinensis cultivar Valencia sweet orange chromosome 6, DVS_A1.0, whole genome shotgun sequence genomic DNA includes:
- the LOC102623070 gene encoding protein SRG1-like → MELKQPNMGRSLPVPCVQDLAKKPLTNVPPQYIRADQESPFICNADLAANVPVIDMSKLLSADFMDSELHKFHHACKEWGFFQLINHGVSNSLIEKMKVEIPNFFNLPMEEKKKYWQQPGDIQGFGQAFVVSEEQKLDWADMFAMYTLPTYLRKPHLFPKLPVHFRDTLESYSAELRNLALKILYQMAKALKMDPNDIKDLFEEGVQIMRMNYYPPCPQPKLVMGLTPHSDAGGLTILLQINEMDGLQIKKDGLWVPIKALPDAFIINIGDALEIVTNGSYPSIEHRATINSEKERISIATFYTPKLDGEIGPAPSLMKPETPGLFKKITFGDYLKGYLARELHAKSYIDNFRIRNEDAKRY, encoded by the exons atGGAGCTAAAACAACCAAATATGGGGAGGTCTCTCCCAGTGCCTTGTGTTCAAGATTTAGCAAAGAAGCCACTAACAAATGTTCCACCGCAATATATTCGGGCCGATCAAGAATCTCCGTTCATATGCAACGCCGATTTGGCCGCAAATGTTCCTGTCATCGACATGTCTAAGTTGCTTTCAGCAGATTTCATGGATTCAGAACTTCATAAGTTtcaccatgcatgcaaagaatGGGGCTTCTTTCAG TTGATAAATCATGGAGTAAGTAATTCATTGATAGAGAAAATGAAGGTAGAGATTCcaaatttctttaatcttcCAATGgaggagaaaaagaagtaTTGGCAGCAACCAGGCGATATTCAGGGATTTGGGCAGGCTTTTGTTGTGTCTGAGGAGCAGAAGCTTGATTGGGCAGATATGTTTGCTATGTACACTCTTCCAACTTATTTGAGGAAGCCCCATCTATTTCCCAAGTTGCCTGTCCATTTCAG AGATACCTTGGAATCTTACTCAGCAGAACTTAGAAATCTTGccttgaaaattctttaccAAATGGCAAAAGCTCTAAAAATGGATCCCAACGATATCAAAGATTTGTTTGAAGAAGGAGTGCAAATAATGAGGATGAATTACTATCCTCCGTGTCCCCAGCCGAAGCTTGTTATGGGCCTTACTCCTCATTCTGATGCCGGAGGTCTAACCATCCTCCTCCAAATCAATGAGATGGATGGCCttcaaataaagaaagatgGATTATGGGTTCCTATTAAAGCCCTCCCTGATGCTTTTATTATCAACATTGGTGATGCTTTGGAG ATTGTAACTAATGGATCTTACCCTAGTATAGAACATCGTGCAACTATAAATTCAGAAAAGGAAAGGATATCTATCGCAACATTCTACACCCCAAAATTGGATGGAGAAATCGGTCCAGCTCCAAGCCTTATGAAACCAGAGACTCCAGGGTTGTTTAAGAAAATAACTTTTGGAGACTATCTCAAGGGATATCTTGCACGCGAACTACATGCAAAATCATATATTGATAACTTCAGAATCCGCAATGAGGATGCCAAGAGATATTGA
- the LOC102623345 gene encoding putative 4-hydroxy-4-methyl-2-oxoglutarate aldolase 2, translating to MALVTTAEVCDANPQLIVSGELRALQPIFQIYGRRQVFSGPIVTLKVFEDNVLIREFLEEKGNGRVLVVDGGGSLRCAILGGNPVVQAQNNGWAGIVVNGCIRDVDEINGCDIGVRALASHPMKANKKGIGEKHVPITIGGTRISDGEWLYADTDGILISRAELSV from the coding sequence ATGGCATTAGTTACGACTGCTGAAGTATGTGATGCAAACCCACAGCTGATTGTGAGTGGCGAGCTACGTGCTCTCCAGCCAATTTTTCAGATATATGGTCGGCGCCAAGTATTCTCTGGACCAATAGTCACCCTCAAGGTATTTGAAGACAATGTTTTGATTCGTGAGTTTCTTGAGGAGAAGGGTAATGGAAGAGTTCTTGTTGTAGATGGGGGTGGGAGTTTGCGGTGCGCTATATTGGGGGGTAACCCTGTCGTACAAGCCCAGAATAACGGATGGGCTGGAATAGTTGTGAATGGGTGTATTAGGGATGTTGATGAAATTAATGGGTGTGATATTGGTGTGAGAGCACTGGCTTCTCATCCCATGAAAGCCAATAAGAAGGGGATTGGGGAGAAACATGTGCCAATAACTATTGGTGGGACAAGAATCAGTGATGGCGAATGGCTTTATGCTGACACAGATGGCATCTTGATTTCTCGGGCAGAGTTATCTGTATGA